One window of the Conexibacter sp. SYSU D00693 genome contains the following:
- a CDS encoding indolepyruvate ferredoxin oxidoreductase family protein: MGALESRGELVIAGGSTTAPARSGGPTARAPRTDVTLEDKYVLEQGTVFLTGVQALVRVMLDQRRADARRGRDTAIFCSGYQGSPLGGFDKEVAHLGPLGEAHRIHFQPGLNEELAATAVQGSQLAPALPGANRAGVTGVWYGKNPGLDRAMDALRHANLAGTHPEGGALALVGDDPSAKSSTLPSAAESTLAALHMPTFYPGTVQEVLDLGLHAVACSRASGLWSALKLVTNVADGAATAQVWPDRVFPVLPEAEWDGRPYRHVPSGSLLAPASIEMERTLYGVRLELARRYVDLNRLNPVLGARDAWLGIVAAGKVHHELLQALQDAGLGERELDRIGIRLLKVGALFPHDPAALRGFARGLEEVLVLEEKHPFLEPVLRDALYAGPDHPRVLGKRDERGRDLVPAAAELDADELVLVLDRVLGHRLDVPGVTARAREVRERRAALARAAAPLARTPWFCSGCPHNSSTANPDGTLVGGGIGCHTMVLLAGEGKGTLTGITHMGGEGAQFVGMAPFTDDEHFVQNVGDGTLFHSASLAIRFAVAAGLDVTYKVLYNGFVAMTGGQDVVGGMSVAALCQELLLEGVARVVVTTDDVARYRGVELPRGVDVVGRERLEDVQRELAAVKGVTVLVHDQACAAEKRRLRRRGQLDDPPQRVLINERVCEGCGDCGQKSACLSVVPVETEFGRKTQIHQASCNKDFSCVQGDCPSFVEVVPGEKAKTMPPPLPVVLPDPVLRVRSDDFTVRMPGVGGTGVVTMSQVLQMAAMLDGRHSAGLDQTGLAQKGGPVVSDVRIADHRLDGTNKARAGTADLVLGFDVLGAANPRTLAVASPARTVAVVSTAEVPTAAMVTDTSVRFPAAGRNLEAIRRHTRADEGLFLDAQALSQDLFGDHLPANTILLGAAFQHGCLPVSASAVERAIRLNGTAVERNLAAFAWGRAVVVDPAAVAAALHPQVDVVPAPDARALELVAGTPASGELRRLLEVRASELLAYQGPRLARRYVDDVMAVAAVEARDGAPGRTAVAEAYARQLFKLLAVKDEYEVARLHLLPSERERVRREFGEGAKVKLLLHPPLLRAMGLKRKLRLGRWAMPLMRTLVAMRRLRGTPLDVFGLAKVRRVERALPDEYRALVQRALERLTPDTQPLVARVAELPDLVRGYEDVKLASVERFRAEAAHLEEELAGTPSPAPFALPMAHVG; the protein is encoded by the coding sequence GTGGGAGCGCTGGAGTCAAGAGGGGAGCTGGTGATCGCCGGGGGGAGCACCACCGCGCCGGCCCGTTCGGGGGGACCGACGGCCCGTGCGCCGCGCACGGACGTGACGCTGGAGGACAAGTACGTCCTCGAGCAGGGGACGGTCTTCCTCACGGGCGTCCAGGCGCTCGTGCGCGTCATGCTCGACCAGCGCCGCGCCGACGCGCGCCGCGGGCGCGACACCGCGATCTTCTGCTCGGGCTACCAGGGCTCGCCGCTCGGCGGCTTCGACAAGGAGGTCGCGCACCTCGGGCCGCTGGGCGAGGCGCACCGCATCCACTTCCAGCCCGGCCTCAACGAGGAGCTCGCCGCGACCGCCGTCCAGGGCAGCCAGCTAGCACCGGCGCTGCCCGGCGCGAACCGGGCCGGGGTCACGGGCGTCTGGTACGGCAAGAACCCGGGCCTCGACCGAGCGATGGACGCGCTGCGCCACGCGAACCTCGCCGGCACGCACCCGGAGGGCGGCGCGCTGGCCCTCGTGGGCGACGACCCGTCGGCCAAGAGCTCGACGCTGCCCAGCGCGGCCGAGTCGACGCTCGCCGCGCTGCACATGCCGACCTTCTACCCCGGCACCGTCCAGGAGGTCCTCGACCTCGGCCTGCACGCGGTCGCCTGCTCGCGGGCGTCCGGGCTGTGGAGCGCGCTGAAGCTCGTCACGAACGTCGCCGACGGCGCCGCGACGGCGCAGGTCTGGCCCGACCGCGTCTTCCCCGTCCTGCCCGAGGCCGAGTGGGACGGCCGGCCCTACCGCCACGTCCCGTCGGGCTCGCTGCTGGCGCCCGCGTCGATCGAGATGGAGCGCACGCTCTACGGCGTCCGGCTCGAGCTCGCGCGCCGCTACGTCGACCTCAACCGCCTCAACCCCGTGCTCGGCGCGCGCGACGCGTGGCTGGGCATCGTCGCGGCCGGCAAGGTCCACCACGAGCTGCTGCAGGCGCTGCAGGACGCGGGCCTCGGCGAGCGCGAGCTCGACCGCATCGGCATCCGGCTGCTGAAGGTCGGGGCGCTCTTCCCGCACGACCCCGCGGCGCTGCGCGGCTTCGCGCGCGGGCTCGAGGAGGTGCTGGTGCTCGAGGAGAAGCACCCGTTCCTCGAGCCGGTGCTGCGCGACGCGCTCTACGCCGGCCCGGACCACCCGCGGGTGCTCGGCAAGCGCGACGAGCGGGGGCGCGACCTCGTCCCGGCGGCCGCCGAGCTCGATGCCGACGAGCTCGTCCTGGTCCTCGACCGGGTGCTCGGGCACCGGCTCGACGTGCCGGGCGTGACGGCGCGCGCCCGCGAGGTGCGCGAGCGTCGCGCGGCGCTGGCCCGGGCGGCGGCGCCGCTGGCCCGCACCCCGTGGTTCTGCTCGGGCTGTCCGCACAACTCCTCGACGGCCAACCCCGACGGCACGCTCGTCGGCGGCGGCATCGGCTGCCACACGATGGTCCTGCTCGCCGGCGAGGGCAAGGGCACCCTCACCGGCATCACCCACATGGGCGGCGAGGGCGCGCAGTTCGTCGGCATGGCGCCGTTCACCGACGACGAGCACTTCGTCCAGAACGTCGGGGACGGCACGCTCTTCCACTCGGCGTCGCTGGCGATCCGCTTCGCCGTCGCCGCCGGGCTCGACGTCACCTACAAGGTCCTCTACAACGGCTTCGTCGCCATGACCGGCGGCCAGGACGTCGTCGGCGGCATGAGCGTCGCCGCGCTGTGCCAGGAGCTGCTGCTGGAGGGCGTCGCCCGGGTCGTCGTCACCACCGACGACGTGGCCCGCTACCGCGGCGTCGAGCTGCCGCGCGGGGTGGACGTCGTCGGGCGCGAGCGCCTCGAGGACGTCCAGCGCGAGCTGGCCGCCGTCAAGGGCGTGACGGTGCTCGTGCACGACCAGGCGTGCGCGGCGGAGAAGCGCCGGCTGCGCCGCCGCGGCCAGCTCGACGACCCGCCGCAGCGCGTGCTCATCAACGAGCGGGTGTGCGAGGGCTGTGGCGACTGCGGGCAGAAGTCCGCGTGCCTGTCGGTCGTCCCGGTCGAGACGGAGTTCGGGCGCAAGACGCAGATCCACCAGGCGTCGTGCAACAAGGACTTCTCCTGCGTGCAGGGCGACTGCCCGTCCTTCGTCGAGGTCGTGCCCGGCGAGAAGGCCAAGACGATGCCGCCGCCGCTGCCGGTCGTGCTGCCCGACCCGGTGCTGCGCGTGCGCAGCGACGACTTCACCGTGCGGATGCCGGGCGTGGGCGGCACGGGCGTCGTGACGATGTCCCAGGTCCTGCAGATGGCCGCGATGCTCGACGGCCGCCACAGCGCCGGCCTCGACCAGACCGGCCTGGCCCAGAAGGGCGGCCCGGTGGTCAGCGACGTGCGGATCGCCGACCACCGGCTCGACGGGACGAACAAGGCCCGTGCCGGGACGGCCGACCTCGTCCTCGGCTTCGACGTGCTCGGCGCCGCCAACCCCAGGACGCTGGCCGTGGCGTCGCCGGCGCGGACCGTCGCGGTCGTCAGCACCGCCGAGGTGCCGACCGCGGCTATGGTCACCGACACGTCGGTGCGCTTCCCGGCCGCGGGGCGCAACCTCGAGGCCATCCGGCGCCACACGCGGGCCGACGAGGGCCTCTTCCTCGACGCGCAGGCGCTCTCCCAGGACCTGTTCGGCGACCACCTGCCGGCGAACACGATCCTCCTGGGCGCGGCCTTCCAGCACGGTTGCCTGCCCGTGAGCGCGAGCGCCGTCGAGCGGGCGATCCGGCTCAACGGCACGGCGGTCGAGCGCAACCTCGCGGCCTTCGCCTGGGGGCGGGCGGTGGTCGTCGACCCCGCCGCCGTCGCGGCGGCGCTGCACCCGCAGGTCGACGTCGTCCCGGCTCCCGACGCCCGGGCGCTCGAGCTCGTGGCCGGGACCCCCGCCTCCGGGGAGCTGCGGCGGCTGCTGGAGGTGCGCGCGTCGGAGCTGCTGGCCTACCAGGGCCCGCGGCTCGCGCGCCGGTACGTCGACGACGTGATGGCCGTCGCCGCGGTCGAGGCGCGTGACGGCGCGCCGGGCCGGACGGCGGTGGCCGAGGCCTACGCCCGCCAGCTCTTCAAGCTCCTGGCGGTCAAGGACGAGTACGAGGTCGCGCGGCTGCACCTGCTGCCCAGCGAGCGCGAGCGCGTCCGGCGCGAGTTCGGCGAGGGCGCGAAGGTCAAGCTCCTGCTGCACCCGCCGCTGCTGCGCGCCATGGGGCTCAAGCGCAAGCTGCGCCTCGGCCGCTGGGCGATGCCCCTGATGCGCACGCTGGTGGCGATGCGGCGGCTGCGCGGCACGCCGCTGGACGTCTTCGGCCTCGCGAAGGTGCGCCGGGTGGAGCGCGCGCTGCCCGACGAGTACCGGGCGCTGGTCCAGCGGGCGCTCGAGCGCCTCACGCCCGACACCCAGCCGCTCGTCGCCCGGGTGGCCGAGCTGCCCGACCTCGTCCGGGGCTACGAGGACGTGAAGCTCGCGAGCGTGGAGCGCTTCCGCGCCGAGGCGGCGCACCTGGAGGAGGAGCTCGCCGGAACGCCGTCCCCGGCGCCGTTCGCGCTGCCGATGGCGCACGTCGGCTGA
- a CDS encoding Calx-beta domain-containing protein — MKDTRGSRLRAAIVATMLAAGLAPAAAHAVPSNTPVGSFPVADGTVTDVVVDGSDLLVAGSFGQLGPSTGSSVPTGPATGALAASFPKVEGTVADVEPDGAGGWYLVGQFSSVGGQPHNDIAHVEVGTGGALQVDADFKADNTLGELTEVERLGDRVYVAGASVNHVNGIPRGHLYAVDATSGALTSWAPSLTSSSGVTDLEVSTVGGTRVWVSGSFTAVNSTPRARLAALDPQTGALGPSGPEPVGEVRALDAAGDRLYLAGGFTALGATARDRLAALDLAQASPGLTSFAPTPTVSPQAVAATATRVYVGGTSGGGLQAFTTDGAAVGGFGPAVAGPVLELLVSGGRLYLAGEFDTVGGQPRTGVAAVDPATGALQPYDPVPGDFGETNSVRAMAPAGDRIVLGGEVQSYGGVRRPGLARVAAGSGLVAGWTPTGAPRFITHATRIGNRVYVDAEGGVTAFDATTGAKDTAFAGTLSDVQDVDRTADGKLVVAQLRTVSLRDPATGAQLAAVTLPTDVQVVRVIGDRLYVGRAGAVQAYAAESLAPLGGFTAVTLTGTPVSLEQAGAELVIGGLFGQVNGQARQNVAIVDGATGVLRTSFAPPTASGPAAAIAVNGTTVSSDPASGLRGWSTATGSPTSFAPDAGAGYGALAVAPQQRLVVGGQARAVAGLPSRPSLIAFDPQAGPAVPENTVPPVVEKPALPGQGVTCSPGTWRNGVSAGSFVYAWLRNGTAIVGATTANYTITAADLGQELRCRVSGANAAGTGTAAVSAPVIAQSAPINTGAPTLSPAAGGVGTTFTCSQGTWSGGPTQFRFAWKRGEDYLAGQSGSTYVAVQADVGKPLTCEVTGSNAFGSDSALSTSATVIDGVPVNTELPAVGGQAVLDATVTCADGQWTNAPASYTYVWLRDGQPITGATAKTYKITQADVGHELRCRVVAKNAAGDSAPATSAPVVPTAPLTVSVEGASVTETDAPGVVANVKVKLNRKSPTSVSVRLRTQDATATAPADYAAGEEVVTFSGDEVEKTVAIAIAGDDVAEQQEAFKAVLDQPSTGLTVAQASADVVITDDDAPAQPLTISASSPGVTEGDTGTVPLPFVVSLSRAAAAPLTLTYAVTPGTASTPEDFVSQSGTLTIEPGITTATLPVTVKGDTLDESDETVRLSLSAPSQGTITTPSVLGTIRDDDDPAPAPPVVSIDDVRVDEGAGTATFTLTLSKAPATPATVAFATSDGSAHQPGDYGLVNGAVTFPAGTTTRTVAVPVKQDTIDEPEETFTVALSAVTAVAVGDGLGVGTIVDDDEPTTQPGPPRISVDDLTVAEGDAPQTANATFALRLSRAVSGPVRVRYATQDREAAAPGDYAAIDGTVTFPAGTTLVTVTARVQGDDGDEPDERFALVLSQPEGADLADGEGLATIVDDDDVACPCLSVGDTRIVEGTGADRRAAVVPITLSPTATPGTPVSVRITSAPGTAAQGDFGAIDEVVTFTSAQDLRLVPIQITPDADVEGDEQLTVTLSAASGAAILDGSATVTVQDDDRDAGELLPPGSNPVATPTTGTPVTPAAGLGGAAPVGGSGTPALQALKASITLPTGKARTLLAKGASVRTTCDRACEVQVRITVSDALRKAMGLRSRVLTTRSATLRAGKAGTVRTTFSSALRRKLGARRSGSMVLEVAVSDLATGEVVVKRRTVSLRP, encoded by the coding sequence ATGAAGGACACAAGGGGGAGCCGCCTGCGGGCGGCGATCGTGGCGACCATGCTCGCGGCGGGGCTCGCGCCCGCGGCGGCGCATGCCGTGCCGTCGAACACGCCGGTGGGGAGCTTCCCCGTGGCCGACGGGACCGTCACGGACGTCGTCGTGGACGGCAGCGACCTGCTCGTGGCCGGGTCGTTCGGCCAGCTCGGCCCGTCGACGGGCTCGAGCGTCCCCACCGGCCCGGCGACCGGCGCGCTCGCCGCGAGCTTCCCCAAGGTCGAGGGCACCGTCGCCGACGTCGAGCCCGACGGGGCCGGCGGCTGGTACCTCGTCGGCCAGTTCAGCTCGGTGGGCGGCCAGCCCCACAACGACATCGCCCACGTCGAGGTCGGCACGGGCGGCGCGCTGCAGGTCGACGCCGACTTCAAGGCCGACAACACCCTCGGCGAGCTCACCGAGGTCGAGCGCCTCGGCGACCGCGTCTACGTCGCCGGCGCCAGCGTCAACCACGTCAACGGCATCCCGCGCGGGCACCTCTACGCGGTCGACGCGACGAGCGGTGCGCTGACCTCCTGGGCGCCGTCGCTGACGTCGTCCTCGGGCGTCACCGACCTCGAGGTCTCGACCGTCGGAGGCACCCGCGTCTGGGTCTCGGGCAGCTTCACCGCGGTCAACTCCACGCCGCGCGCGCGGCTCGCGGCCCTCGACCCGCAGACCGGCGCCCTGGGCCCGAGCGGTCCCGAGCCGGTCGGCGAGGTCCGCGCGCTCGACGCCGCCGGCGACCGGTTGTACCTCGCTGGCGGCTTCACCGCCCTCGGCGCCACCGCCCGCGACCGGCTGGCGGCCCTCGACCTGGCGCAGGCCTCGCCCGGGCTGACGTCCTTCGCGCCGACGCCCACGGTCAGCCCGCAGGCGGTCGCGGCAACGGCCACGCGCGTCTATGTCGGCGGCACGAGCGGCGGCGGCCTGCAGGCCTTCACCACCGACGGCGCCGCGGTGGGCGGCTTCGGCCCGGCGGTGGCCGGCCCGGTCCTCGAGCTGCTGGTCAGCGGCGGGCGCCTCTACCTCGCGGGCGAGTTCGACACGGTCGGCGGCCAGCCGCGCACCGGGGTCGCGGCGGTCGACCCGGCCACGGGCGCGCTGCAGCCCTACGACCCGGTCCCCGGCGACTTCGGCGAGACGAACTCCGTCCGCGCCATGGCGCCGGCGGGCGACCGCATCGTCCTCGGCGGCGAGGTCCAGAGCTACGGCGGCGTGCGCCGGCCCGGCCTGGCCCGCGTCGCCGCGGGCAGCGGCCTCGTCGCCGGCTGGACGCCGACGGGCGCCCCGCGCTTCATCACGCACGCCACGCGCATCGGCAACCGGGTCTACGTGGACGCCGAGGGCGGGGTGACCGCCTTCGACGCGACCACCGGCGCCAAGGACACAGCCTTCGCTGGCACCCTGAGCGACGTCCAGGACGTCGACCGGACCGCCGACGGCAAGCTCGTCGTCGCGCAGCTGCGCACGGTGTCGCTGCGCGACCCGGCGACCGGCGCGCAGCTCGCCGCGGTGACCCTGCCCACGGACGTCCAGGTCGTGCGGGTCATCGGCGACCGGCTGTACGTCGGGCGCGCCGGGGCGGTCCAGGCCTACGCCGCCGAGAGCCTGGCGCCGCTGGGCGGCTTCACCGCGGTCACGCTGACGGGGACGCCGGTGTCCCTCGAGCAGGCCGGCGCGGAGCTCGTCATCGGCGGCCTGTTCGGCCAGGTCAACGGCCAGGCGCGCCAGAACGTCGCGATCGTCGACGGCGCGACGGGCGTCCTGCGCACGAGCTTCGCCCCGCCGACGGCCAGCGGACCGGCGGCGGCGATCGCCGTGAACGGCACGACGGTCTCGTCCGACCCGGCGAGCGGCCTGCGCGGCTGGTCGACGGCGACCGGTTCGCCGACCTCCTTCGCCCCCGACGCGGGCGCGGGCTACGGCGCCCTCGCCGTCGCACCGCAGCAGCGCCTCGTGGTCGGCGGGCAGGCGCGCGCGGTCGCGGGCCTGCCGTCGCGCCCGAGCCTGATCGCGTTCGACCCGCAGGCGGGCCCGGCGGTGCCGGAGAACACCGTGCCGCCGGTCGTCGAGAAGCCGGCGCTGCCCGGCCAGGGCGTCACCTGCAGCCCGGGCACCTGGCGCAACGGCGTGTCGGCCGGCTCCTTCGTGTACGCGTGGCTGCGCAACGGCACCGCCATCGTCGGGGCGACCACGGCGAACTACACGATCACGGCGGCCGACCTGGGCCAGGAGCTGCGCTGCCGCGTCTCCGGCGCCAACGCCGCCGGGACGGGCACCGCGGCCGTGAGTGCCCCCGTGATCGCCCAGTCCGCGCCGATCAACACCGGGGCGCCGACCCTGTCGCCCGCCGCGGGTGGCGTCGGGACGACGTTCACCTGCTCGCAGGGCACCTGGTCGGGCGGCCCGACGCAGTTCCGCTTCGCCTGGAAGCGCGGTGAGGACTACCTCGCCGGGCAGTCCGGCTCGACCTACGTCGCCGTGCAGGCCGACGTCGGCAAGCCGCTGACCTGCGAGGTCACCGGCAGCAACGCCTTCGGCTCGGACTCCGCGCTGAGCACCAGCGCCACGGTCATCGACGGCGTCCCGGTGAACACCGAGCTGCCGGCCGTGGGCGGCCAGGCGGTGCTCGACGCGACGGTCACCTGCGCCGACGGGCAGTGGACCAACGCGCCGGCGTCCTACACGTACGTCTGGCTGCGCGACGGCCAGCCGATCACCGGGGCGACCGCCAAGACGTACAAGATCACCCAGGCCGACGTGGGCCACGAGCTGCGCTGCCGCGTCGTCGCGAAGAACGCCGCGGGCGACTCCGCGCCGGCGACCAGCGCGCCGGTCGTCCCGACCGCACCCCTCACGGTGTCGGTCGAGGGCGCGTCCGTCACGGAGACCGACGCGCCGGGCGTCGTGGCGAACGTCAAGGTCAAGCTCAACCGCAAGAGCCCGACGAGCGTGTCCGTGCGGCTGCGCACGCAGGACGCCACGGCGACCGCGCCCGCGGACTACGCGGCCGGGGAGGAGGTCGTGACCTTCTCGGGCGACGAGGTCGAGAAGACCGTCGCGATCGCCATCGCCGGCGACGACGTCGCCGAGCAGCAGGAGGCGTTCAAGGCCGTCCTGGACCAGCCGTCCACCGGCCTCACCGTCGCGCAGGCCAGCGCGGACGTCGTCATCACCGACGACGACGCACCCGCCCAGCCGCTGACCATCAGCGCGTCGAGCCCAGGGGTGACCGAGGGCGACACGGGCACCGTCCCGCTGCCGTTCGTCGTCAGCCTCTCGCGCGCCGCGGCGGCGCCGCTGACGCTCACCTACGCGGTGACGCCGGGGACGGCCTCGACCCCGGAGGACTTCGTGAGCCAGAGCGGCACGCTCACGATCGAGCCGGGCATCACGACGGCCACGCTGCCGGTGACCGTCAAGGGCGACACGCTCGACGAGTCCGACGAGACGGTGCGCCTGTCGCTCAGCGCGCCCAGCCAGGGCACGATCACGACGCCGTCGGTCCTCGGCACGATCCGCGACGACGACGACCCGGCCCCCGCGCCGCCCGTCGTCTCCATCGACGACGTCCGCGTCGACGAGGGCGCCGGCACGGCGACGTTCACCCTGACGCTCTCCAAGGCGCCGGCGACGCCCGCGACGGTCGCGTTCGCGACGAGCGACGGCAGCGCGCACCAGCCGGGCGACTACGGCCTGGTCAACGGCGCGGTGACGTTCCCCGCCGGCACGACGACGCGGACGGTGGCCGTCCCGGTCAAGCAGGACACGATCGACGAGCCCGAGGAGACGTTCACCGTCGCCCTCAGCGCCGTGACGGCGGTCGCGGTCGGCGACGGGCTCGGCGTCGGGACGATCGTCGACGACGACGAGCCCACGACCCAGCCCGGCCCGCCGCGCATCTCCGTGGACGACCTGACCGTCGCCGAGGGCGACGCGCCGCAGACCGCCAACGCGACGTTCGCCCTGCGCCTCTCGCGCGCCGTCAGCGGCCCGGTGCGGGTGCGCTACGCCACGCAGGACCGCGAGGCCGCCGCGCCCGGCGACTACGCCGCGATCGACGGCACGGTGACGTTCCCCGCGGGCACGACGCTCGTGACCGTCACCGCGCGGGTGCAGGGCGACGACGGCGACGAGCCCGACGAGCGCTTCGCGCTCGTGCTCTCGCAGCCCGAGGGCGCCGACCTGGCCGACGGCGAGGGCCTGGCGACGATCGTCGACGACGACGACGTCGCCTGCCCGTGCCTGTCGGTCGGCGACACGCGGATCGTCGAGGGCACCGGCGCGGACCGCCGCGCCGCGGTCGTCCCGATCACCCTGTCGCCCACGGCGACCCCCGGCACGCCCGTGAGCGTCCGGATCACCTCGGCGCCCGGCACCGCGGCGCAGGGCGACTTCGGCGCGATCGACGAGGTCGTGACGTTCACGAGCGCGCAGGACCTGCGGCTCGTGCCGATCCAGATCACGCCCGACGCCGACGTGGAGGGCGACGAGCAGCTCACGGTCACCCTCTCGGCGGCCAGCGGCGCGGCGATCCTGGACGGGTCGGCGACCGTGACGGTCCAGGACGACGACCGCGACGCCGGCGAGCTCCTGCCGCCGGGCTCGAACCCGGTCGCGACCCCGACGACGGGCACGCCCGTGACGCCGGCCGCCGGCCTCGGCGGGGCGGCGCCGGTCGGCGGCTCGGGCACGCCGGCGCTCCAGGCGCTGAAGGCGTCGATCACGCTGCCGACCGGCAAGGCGCGCACGCTGCTCGCGAAGGGCGCCTCGGTCCGGACGACGTGCGACCGCGCCTGCGAGGTGCAGGTGCGCATCACGGTGAGCGACGCGCTGCGCAAGGCGATGGGGCTCAGGTCGCGCGTGCTCACCACGCGGTCGGCGACGTTGCGGGCCGGCAAGGCCGGCACCGTCAGGACGACGTTCTCCAGCGCGCTGCGGCGCAAGCTCGGGGCGCGCCGCTCGGGCTCGATGGTCCTCGAGGTCGCCGTCTCGGACCTCGCGACCGGCGAGGTCGTCGTCAAGCGCCGCACGGTCTCGCTCAGGCCGTAG
- the msrA gene encoding peptide-methionine (S)-S-oxide reductase MsrA, which yields MLFFSRAKQQMVSPEEALPGRDAPIMVPGDHVVLGTPIGPPFPEGTEQAVLGLGCFWGAERVFWQLDGVHTTAVGYAGGFTPNPTYEEVCSGRTGHTEAVLVVFRPETISYEQVLKAFWEGHDPTQGMRQGNDVGTQYRSAIYTSSPEQERVAKASAVMFGERLQAAGHGEVTTEIAPAGPFFYAETYHQQYLAKNPNGYCGLGGTGVACPVGLATP from the coding sequence ATGCTCTTCTTCTCGCGCGCCAAGCAGCAGATGGTCTCCCCGGAGGAGGCGCTGCCGGGGCGTGACGCGCCGATCATGGTGCCCGGCGACCACGTCGTCCTCGGCACGCCGATCGGGCCGCCGTTCCCCGAGGGCACCGAGCAGGCCGTGCTCGGCCTCGGCTGCTTCTGGGGCGCCGAGCGCGTCTTCTGGCAGCTCGACGGCGTCCACACCACGGCGGTCGGCTACGCGGGCGGCTTCACGCCCAACCCGACCTACGAGGAGGTCTGCTCCGGGCGGACCGGCCACACCGAGGCGGTGCTCGTCGTGTTCCGCCCCGAGACGATCTCCTACGAGCAGGTCCTCAAGGCGTTCTGGGAGGGCCACGACCCGACGCAGGGCATGCGTCAGGGCAACGACGTCGGCACGCAGTACCGCTCGGCGATCTACACCTCCTCGCCCGAGCAGGAGCGCGTGGCGAAGGCGAGCGCGGTCATGTTCGGCGAGCGTCTGCAGGCGGCCGGCCACGGCGAGGTGACGACGGAGATCGCGCCCGCCGGCCCCTTCTTCTACGCCGAGACCTACCACCAGCAGTACCTGGCCAAGAACCCCAACGGCTACTGCGGCCTGGGCGGCACGGGCGTCGCCTGCCCGGTGGGCCTCGCCACCCCGTAG
- a CDS encoding FadR/GntR family transcriptional regulator, giving the protein MFSPVQTRRTFEEAAEQIADKVRTGQLRTGDRLPGERSLAAQMEISRPTLREAVKVLVEAGVLEVRRGPGGGMFVATNVVPVELVRQRSSLRLGEVAQVLEARRLVEPRVAQLAAVRATDDDFAAMQRSIDLMRELVAEGYTPEDEDRFLQIDVMFHLALARAAGNQTVETLMRMLIRELEIARDMAMHHPLVPEWTIEIHRRTMEAVRRGDVAEVEHVMDEHLGQLERAYEEESNRALVRPLPDFLLPLTARQAPAAS; this is encoded by the coding sequence GTGTTCTCGCCGGTGCAGACCCGCCGGACGTTCGAGGAGGCGGCCGAGCAGATCGCCGACAAGGTGCGCACGGGACAGCTGCGCACCGGCGACCGCCTGCCCGGCGAGCGGTCGCTCGCGGCGCAGATGGAGATCAGCCGCCCGACGCTGCGCGAGGCGGTGAAGGTCCTGGTCGAGGCCGGGGTCCTCGAGGTGCGCCGCGGTCCGGGCGGCGGCATGTTCGTCGCGACGAACGTCGTGCCGGTCGAGCTCGTGCGCCAGCGCTCGAGCCTGCGCCTGGGCGAGGTCGCGCAGGTGCTCGAGGCGCGTCGGCTGGTGGAGCCGCGCGTCGCGCAGCTCGCCGCGGTGCGCGCCACCGACGACGACTTCGCCGCCATGCAGCGGTCGATCGACCTCATGCGCGAGCTCGTCGCCGAGGGCTACACGCCCGAGGACGAGGACCGCTTCCTGCAGATCGACGTGATGTTCCACCTCGCGCTGGCCCGCGCCGCCGGCAACCAGACGGTGGAGACGCTGATGCGGATGCTCATCCGTGAGCTCGAGATCGCCCGGGACATGGCGATGCACCACCCGCTCGTGCCCGAGTGGACGATCGAGATCCACCGGCGCACGATGGAGGCCGTCCGGCGCGGCGACGTGGCCGAGGTCGAGCACGTGATGGACGAGCACCTCGGCCAGCTCGAGCGGGCCTACGAGGAGGAGTCCAACCGCGCGCTCGTGCGGCCCCTGCCGGACTTCCTCCTGCCGCTCACCGCGCGGCAGGCACCGGCCGCCTCCTGA